Proteins from a genomic interval of Quercus robur chromosome 9, dhQueRobu3.1, whole genome shotgun sequence:
- the LOC126701278 gene encoding amino acid permease 3, with product MKKMVDNTATKNQLPHHQVFDIDVIPHSGSKCYDDDGRLKRTGTVWTASAHIITAVIGSGVLSLAWATAQLGWVAGPTVMFLFSFVTYYTSTLLSACYRTGDPVNGKRNYTYMHAVRSNLGGSKVKICGLVQYLNLFGVAIGYTIASSISMMAIKRSNCFHSSDDKDPCHVNSNPYMIAFGIIQIIFSQIPDFDQLWWLSIVAAVMSFTYSTIGLALGIAKVAENGKISGSMTGISIGAVTQTQKIWRSFQALGDIAFAYSYSLILIEIQDTVKSPPAESKTMKKATLVSVGVTTLFYMLCGCMGYAAFGDTSPGNLLTGFGFYNPFWLLDIANAAIVIHLVGAYQVYCQPLFAFIEKEAANRYPDSDFITKDIKIPIPGYGHYKLNRFRLVWRSIFVVATTVISMLLPFFNDVVGLLGALGFWPLTVYFPVEMYIAQKKIPKWSTRWLCLQILSVACLIITIAAAAGSIAGVVIDLKSYKPFATSY from the exons ATGAAGAAG ATGGTTGATAACACTGCCACAAAGAATCAGCTTCCTCATCATCAAGTTTTCGACATAGATGTTATCCCACACAGCGGCTCCAAGTGCTACGACGATGATGGCCGCCTCAAGAGAACTG GGACGGTTTGGACAGCAAGTGCTCACATAATTACAGCTGTGATTGGATCCGGGGTTTTGTCCTTGGCTTGGGCCACTGCTCAGCTAGGATGGGTGGCCGGTCCTACTGTGATGTTCTTGTTCTCTTTTGTGACATACTATACTTCCACACTCCTCTCTGCTTGTTATCGTACAGGGGACCCGGTCAATGGCAAAAGAAACTATACTTATATGCACGCAGTTCGATCCAACCTTG GTGGATCAAAGGTCAAAATATGTGGGCTAGTCCAGTACCTAAACCTCTTTGGTGTTGCCATTGGCTACACAATAGCATCTTCTATAAGCATGAt GGCAATCAAAAGGTCTAATTGCTTCCACAGCAGTGATGACAAAGATCCATGCCATGTCAATAGCAACCCATATATGATTGCATTTGGCATTATTCAAATCATATTCTCTCAAATACCTGACTTTGATCAGCTATGGTGGCTCTCCATTGTCGCCGCTGTGATGTCCTTCACTTACTCAACAATTGGTCTAGCCCTTGGCATCGCCAAAGTAGCAG AAAATGGAAAGATCAGCGGAAGTATGACTGGAATAAGTATTGGCGCTGTgactcaaacccaaaaaatatggAGAAGCTTCCAAGCTCTTGGGGACATAGCTTTTGCATACTCTTACTCCCTTATCCTTATTGAAATtcag GACACAGTTAAATCACCACCAGCAGAGTCCAAAACAATGAAGAAGGCAACTCTAGTCAGTGTTGGAGTCACAACCCTTTTCTACATGCTTTGTGGTTGCATGGGTTATGCTGCTTTTGGAGACACTTCCCCTGGAAACCTTCTTACTGGTTTTGGCTTCTATAATCCATTTTGGCTACTTGACATAGCAAATGCTGCCATAGTAATCCACCTTGTTGGTGCATACCAAGTTTATTGCCAACCCCTTTTCGCCTTCATTGAGAAAGAAGCAGCAAACAGATATCCAGATAGTGATTTCATCACCAAAGATATCAAAATCCCAATCCCCGGCTATGGCCACTACAAACTTAACCGCTTCAGATTGGTATGGAGGTCAATTTTTGTGGTTGCAACCACTGTGATATCAATGCTTCTACCCTTCTTTAATGACGTGGTTGGACTTCTTGGAGCTTTGGGATTTTGGCCTCTCACAGTCTACTTCCCTGTGGAGATGTACATAGCGCAAAAGAAGATACCAAAGTGGAGCACAAGATGGCTTTGCCTTCAAATTCTTAGTGTTGCTTGCCTTATCATTACCATAGCTGCAGCTGCTGGATCAATTGCTGGAGTTGTTATTGATCTCAAGTCCTATAAGCCCTTCGCAACCAGCTATTAG